Proteins from a single region of Streptomyces sp. HUAS 15-9:
- a CDS encoding SCO5389 family protein, whose protein sequence is MSLDVSPALLEQAERGEVDEADFVDCVRTSLPYAWEMISSLVAQLKVDGGQFADNQTPPPDEQARGQLLRVLASDAIRGALQRHFGVRLAFQNCHRVAVFPLDASVDETLARFTSVRSQLLNQSPELRDC, encoded by the coding sequence ATGTCGCTCGACGTCTCACCGGCCCTACTCGAACAGGCCGAGCGAGGCGAGGTCGACGAAGCTGACTTCGTCGACTGCGTCCGGACCTCCCTGCCCTACGCATGGGAGATGATCAGCTCCCTGGTGGCCCAGCTGAAGGTGGACGGCGGACAGTTCGCCGACAACCAGACGCCCCCGCCGGACGAGCAGGCACGGGGCCAACTGCTCCGCGTACTCGCGAGTGACGCCATACGCGGGGCGCTGCAGCGGCACTTCGGGGTGCGGCTGGCCTTCCAGAACTGCCACCGGGTGGCGGTGTTCCCGCTGGACGCCTCGGTCGACGAGACGCTGGCCCGCTTCACCTCGGTGCGCAGTCAGCTGCTGAACCAGTCCCCGGAGCTCCGGGACTGCTGA
- a CDS encoding ATP-binding protein — protein sequence MDPINRGPEGHGQDGDGSTPRQRPPRESLTSDFGQSAPALARTVQLVSGDLLLTVNPVDGSEIELCPPAERPARPAKRTAAERAETERAARPPVPPGPAQPALPLLERQEERERLVRLLARGRSVRLTGPAGAGRSALLDLVADDCSDLAPDGVVRLTGFHRTTSDLLHDLFHAVYDAPLYRPAQDELLELVREIGAVVVVDDIEFGGAGLDQLIDATPECAFLIGATPDVSAPSADSAIEEVFLSGLDRAAGVDLMEHAVGRVLTEDESNWVGDLWFESEGLPLRFVQAGALLRQRDQLRASAGAVDEVGVFEDVRLPSPKLSAALEQGGTPTAPVEAEPVDAAEVPLPSLGEAAAPAPLLASRLSASARATLRFAVALGGEVPHQAHLPALVGDTHADAALAELAACGLVSPVGSRYRLAAGVQAQLEAAGYVDDADGTALTAARHYAWWAGHPSVTPERVCAEADALLAALAAVVPATTPPAEDAESGTAVELARTAAPAFAAGLHWNAWDRALRSGSEAARQTGEVSEQAYFHHELGILALCGGQLDRARAELEASNGLRGALADKRGTVAGRRALALVADRAGDVPGVGAMAGEEVPDARHDESASPPGGVPAAYLPALPPAGDTLVTHRSSDPAPKTRGGGLRRVARRNLVAAGSGALLAAVLGTVVTLGMTSHDSADDPANNVSVNPSASQGTDDGSLGADPTQDDGGKGDTGTATSRPTDPGSPSDTPEPSDRPSGTKGSGGGSGGTSPKPSKSSPRPTSPSPTSPRPSTPHSPSSTPTPSPTPTPTPTPSSTPTTSNSASGPAPSSPATSSGSAHAVI from the coding sequence ATGGACCCGATCAACCGGGGACCCGAGGGGCACGGCCAGGACGGTGACGGCAGCACGCCGCGCCAGCGCCCGCCCCGGGAATCCCTCACTTCAGACTTCGGCCAGAGCGCGCCCGCGCTCGCCCGTACGGTGCAGCTCGTCTCGGGCGATCTCCTGCTCACCGTCAATCCCGTCGACGGCAGCGAGATAGAGCTCTGCCCGCCCGCGGAGCGGCCCGCCCGTCCCGCGAAGCGCACCGCGGCCGAGCGCGCCGAGACCGAGCGCGCCGCCCGGCCGCCCGTGCCTCCGGGACCCGCGCAGCCCGCGCTGCCGCTCCTCGAACGCCAGGAAGAGCGCGAGCGCCTGGTGCGGCTGCTCGCCCGCGGCCGCTCCGTACGGCTCACCGGCCCGGCCGGAGCGGGCCGCAGCGCCCTCCTCGACCTCGTCGCCGACGACTGCTCGGACCTCGCCCCCGACGGCGTGGTCCGCCTCACCGGGTTCCACCGCACCACGAGCGACCTGCTCCACGACCTGTTCCACGCGGTCTACGACGCGCCCCTGTACCGGCCGGCCCAGGACGAACTGCTGGAGCTGGTCCGGGAGATCGGCGCGGTCGTCGTCGTCGACGACATCGAGTTCGGCGGCGCCGGGCTCGACCAGCTGATCGACGCCACCCCTGAGTGCGCCTTCCTGATCGGCGCCACCCCGGACGTGTCCGCCCCCTCCGCCGACTCCGCGATCGAGGAGGTCTTCCTCAGCGGCCTGGACCGCGCCGCGGGCGTGGACCTGATGGAGCATGCCGTCGGCCGCGTCCTCACCGAGGACGAGTCCAACTGGGTCGGCGACCTCTGGTTCGAGTCCGAGGGTTTGCCCCTGCGCTTCGTCCAGGCCGGGGCCCTGCTGCGGCAGCGCGACCAACTGCGGGCCAGCGCGGGCGCGGTCGACGAGGTCGGCGTCTTCGAGGACGTACGGCTCCCCTCCCCCAAGCTCTCGGCTGCGCTCGAGCAGGGAGGTACCCCCACCGCCCCCGTCGAGGCGGAACCCGTCGACGCGGCGGAGGTGCCCCTGCCGTCCCTCGGTGAGGCCGCCGCGCCCGCACCGCTGCTCGCCTCCCGGCTGAGCGCCTCCGCGCGCGCCACCCTGCGCTTCGCCGTCGCCCTGGGCGGCGAGGTGCCCCACCAGGCCCATCTGCCCGCCCTGGTCGGCGACACCCACGCGGATGCCGCGCTCGCCGAGCTGGCCGCCTGCGGACTGGTCTCCCCGGTCGGCTCCCGCTACCGCCTCGCTGCCGGTGTGCAGGCCCAGCTGGAGGCCGCCGGATACGTCGACGACGCCGACGGCACCGCTCTCACCGCCGCCCGGCACTACGCCTGGTGGGCCGGACATCCCTCCGTCACCCCGGAGCGGGTGTGCGCCGAGGCCGACGCCCTGCTCGCCGCGCTGGCCGCCGTGGTGCCCGCGACGACGCCCCCGGCCGAGGACGCGGAGAGCGGCACCGCCGTGGAGCTGGCCCGCACGGCCGCCCCGGCCTTCGCCGCGGGCCTGCACTGGAACGCCTGGGACCGGGCATTGCGCTCCGGCTCCGAGGCCGCCCGGCAGACCGGTGAGGTCTCCGAACAGGCCTACTTCCACCATGAGTTGGGCATACTCGCGCTCTGCGGCGGACAGCTTGACCGGGCCCGCGCCGAACTGGAGGCCTCCAACGGTCTGCGCGGCGCCCTCGCCGACAAGCGCGGCACCGTCGCCGGCCGTCGCGCCCTCGCCCTGGTCGCCGACCGCGCGGGCGACGTGCCCGGCGTAGGGGCCATGGCGGGCGAGGAGGTGCCCGACGCACGCCACGACGAGTCGGCGTCGCCGCCCGGCGGGGTCCCCGCGGCCTATCTGCCGGCGCTGCCGCCCGCGGGCGACACGCTGGTCACCCACCGGTCCTCGGACCCGGCGCCGAAGACCCGGGGTGGCGGCCTGCGGCGCGTGGCCCGGCGCAACCTTGTCGCCGCCGGTTCCGGCGCCCTGCTCGCCGCGGTGCTCGGCACGGTGGTCACCCTCGGCATGACGTCGCACGACAGCGCCGACGACCCGGCGAACAACGTGAGCGTCAACCCGTCGGCCAGTCAGGGCACCGACGACGGCAGCCTCGGCGCGGACCCGACGCAGGACGACGGCGGCAAGGGCGACACGGGCACGGCCACCAGCCGCCCGACGGACCCGGGTTCCCCGTCGGACACCCCCGAGCCCTCGGACCGGCCGAGCGGAACGAAGGGGTCGGGCGGCGGCAGCGGCGGCACCTCGCCGAAGCCGTCCAAGTCCAGCCCGCGCCCGACGTCCCCGAGCCCGACGTCTCCGCGGCCGTCGACCCCGCACTCCCCGTCGTCGACCCCGACCCCCTCGCCCACGCCCACGCCCACGCCGACCCCGTCGTCGACCCCGACGACCTCCAACTCGGCCAGCGGCCCCGCCCCCAGCTCCCCCGCCACGTCGAGCGGCTCGGCCCATGCGGTGATCTGA
- a CDS encoding STAS domain-containing protein, with the protein MHIRGDHAGLVVGGRLDVRSAADARTVLHAAVDGGVGDLVLDLSELDSWDATGLGVIMGAHRRAGRCGRRLVLRGVPPQMQRLLVATRLHRILAIEGGIGVESLPRV; encoded by the coding sequence ATGCACATCAGGGGCGACCACGCCGGGCTGGTCGTCGGGGGCCGCCTCGACGTCCGCAGCGCGGCGGACGCCCGTACGGTCCTGCATGCGGCCGTCGACGGCGGAGTCGGCGACCTCGTGCTCGACCTGTCAGAACTGGACTCCTGGGACGCCACCGGACTCGGGGTGATCATGGGTGCCCACCGGCGGGCCGGCCGCTGCGGCCGCCGCCTGGTGCTGCGCGGTGTACCGCCGCAGATGCAGCGCCTGCTGGTGGCCACCCGGCTGCACCGGATCCTGGCCATCGAGGGGGGCATCGGGGTGGAGTCGCTGCCCCGCGTGTAA
- the nucS gene encoding endonuclease NucS — MRLVIARCSVDYAGRLTAHLPSAPRLILVKADGSVSIHADDRAYKPLNWMSPPCTLKEGAGNEEGVWTVVNKTGEKLIITMEEVLHDSSHELGVDPGLIKDGVEAHLQELLADRIETLGDGYTLIRREYMTAIGPVDILCRDAEGQTVAIEIKRRGEIDGVEQLTRYLELLNRDPHLAPVRGIFAAQEIKPQARVLATDRGIGCQVLDYDALRGIEDDKLRLF, encoded by the coding sequence ATGCGTCTCGTCATTGCCCGGTGCTCCGTCGACTACGCCGGCCGGCTCACCGCCCACCTCCCCTCGGCCCCCCGCCTGATCCTGGTCAAGGCGGACGGCAGCGTCTCGATCCACGCGGACGACCGGGCCTACAAGCCCCTCAACTGGATGTCGCCGCCCTGCACGCTGAAGGAGGGGGCCGGCAACGAGGAAGGCGTCTGGACCGTCGTCAACAAGACGGGCGAGAAGCTGATCATCACCATGGAGGAAGTCCTCCACGACTCCTCGCACGAACTCGGCGTGGACCCCGGCCTGATCAAGGACGGCGTGGAAGCACACCTCCAGGAGCTGCTCGCCGACCGCATCGAGACCCTCGGCGACGGCTACACCCTGATCCGCCGCGAGTACATGACCGCCATCGGCCCGGTCGACATCCTGTGCCGGGACGCCGAGGGCCAGACCGTCGCGATCGAGATCAAGCGGCGCGGCGAGATCGACGGTGTGGAGCAACTCACCCGCTATCTCGAGCTGTTGAACCGCGATCCCCATCTCGCTCCGGTGCGCGGCATCTTCGCCGCCCAGGAGATCAAGCCCCAGGCCCGGGTCCTCGCGACCGACCGGGGCATCGGCTGCCAGGTCCTCGACTACGACGCGCTCAGGGGCATCGAGGACGACAAGCTGCGGCTGTTCTGA